The Cylindrospermum stagnale PCC 7417 genome segment GTACACAATCCACAGTCAACACAGACATCTTGATCAATCGCTATTTCGCCTAAGGTATGGGAAACATTGATATGCTGCGATCGCATCCACTCAATCGCCGCATCTAACTGATCGATGTCCCCAGCTAGTTCCACAACTAATTTGCCAACTTGATTTGGGGCAACTTGAGCGCGGATAATATTGGCAGCAACGTTGAAATCTTTTGCTAGTCGGTAAGTGACTGGCATTTGAATGGCGCGTTTGGGAAAGGTGAGCGTAACTCGTTTTTTCATGGGTGGGAAAGTTAGGTTGTGTTTTTCTTGTAGCGTATTGGACGTTTTCCGGAACGGCAGAGGACGTAGAGAGGCAAAGAGTTAAACTAAATAATGACAGCGCTTAATATCTTTTAATAAATTTGTGATGACTACAGATACACCTGTGAACTCTCCCACCAAGCCGGAATCTACATTTGGGCAGCGTTTGAGAAATTTCTTAATTGCCATAGTAGCGATCGCCCTCAGCGTAGCTTTATTTGTGGGACTGCGAGCCGAAACCACCTCTGTTTCCCTGTCTAAGTTAGATCAGGC includes the following:
- a CDS encoding NIL domain-containing protein yields the protein MKKRVTLTFPKRAIQMPVTYRLAKDFNVAANIIRAQVAPNQVGKLVVELAGDIDQLDAAIEWMRSQHINVSHTLGEIAIDQDVCVDCGLCTGVCPTEALTLNPETYKLTFTRSRCIVCEQCIPTCPVQAISTNL